A window of Lepidochelys kempii isolate rLepKem1 chromosome 1, rLepKem1.hap2, whole genome shotgun sequence contains these coding sequences:
- the FRS2 gene encoding fibroblast growth factor receptor substrate 2 isoform X1, producing the protein MGSCCSCPDKETVPDNHRNKFKVINVDDDGNELGSGVMELTDTELILYTRKRDSVKWHYLCLRRYGYDSNLFSFESGRRCQTGQGIFAFKCARAEELFNMLQEIMQNNSINVVEEPVVERNHHQTELEVPRTPRTPTTPGFSAQSLPNGYPRYPSFGDASSHPSSRHPSVGSARLPSVGEESTHPLLVAEEQVHTYVNTTGVQEERKNRSSVHVPLELRLSNVETSKTTEDQNCTDDRDAQVLLEPEGVKFVLGPTPVQRQLMEREQLEQLGRDQVSGSSTNNSEWDTGYDSDERKETPCGNKLVYENLNRLSIPSASGVRRGRLTSTSTSDTQNINNSAQRRTALLNYENLPSLPPVWEARKLSRDEDDNLGPKTPSLNGYHNNLDPMHNYVNTENVTVPASAHKVEFTRRRDCTPTVFNFDIRRPSLEHRQLNYIQVDLEGGSDSDNPQTPKTPTTPLPQTPTRRTELYAVIDIERTAAMSSLQKALPRDDGTSRKTRHNSTDLPM; encoded by the exons ATGGGTAGCTGTTGTAGCTGTCCAGATAAAGAGACTGTCCCAGACAACCATCGAAACAAGTTTAAG GTCATTAATGTAGATGATGATGGTAATGAACTGGGTTCTGGCGTAATGGAACTTACAGATACAGAACTAATTTTATACACCCGTAAACGGGATTCCGTAAAATGGCACTACCTCTGTCTCCGTCGCTACGGCTATGATTCAAATCTCTTTTCTTTTGAAAGTGGTCGAAGATGTCAAACTGGACAAG GAATCTTTGCCTTTAAGTGTGCTCGtgcagaagaattatttaataTGCTACAAGAGATCATGCAGAACAATAGCATAAATGTGGTAGAAGAACCAGTAGTAGAAAGGAATCATCATCAAACTGAGTTGGAAGTTCCAAGAACCCCTCGAACACCCACCA CTCCTGGGTTCAGTGCACAAAGTTTACCTAATGGGTATCCAAGATATCCCTCCTTTGGAGATGCTTCATCACATCCTTCCAGCAGACATCCCTCTGTAGGAAGTGCACGGCTTCCGTCAGTAGGTGAAGAGTCAACGCATCCATTGCTTGTAGCAGAGGAACAA GTGCACACCTATGTCAACACTACTGGTGtacaagaggaaagaaaaaatagaTCAAGTGTGCATGTACCGCTGGAATTAAGGCTTTCTAATGTTGAAACAAGCAAGACAACAGAAGATCAGAATTGCACTGATGACAGAGATGCTCAGGTTCTTCTGGAGCCTGAAGGAGTCAAATTTGTTTTAGGACCAACACCTGTTCAAAGACAATTAATGGAAAGAGAGCAACTGGAGCAACTTGGGAGAGACCAAGTTAGTGGCAGCAGTACAAACAACTCTGAATGGGACACTGGGTACGACAGTGATGAACGTAAAGAAACACCTTGTGGTAATAAACTAGTGTATGAAAATCTAAACAGGTTATCAATCCCTAGTGCCTCAGGGGTCAGGAGAGGTCGTCTGACATCAACAAGTACCTCAGATACCCAGAATATTAACAACTCTGCTCAAAGGAGAACTGCATTGTTAAACTATGAAAACTTGCCATCTTTGCCGCCTGTTTGGGAAGCCCGCAAGCTAAGTAGAGATGAAGATGACAATTTAGGACCAAAGACCCCATCTCTGAATGGCTACCACAATAACCTAGATCCAATGCATAATTACGTAAATACAGAGAATGTAACTGTGCCAGCAAGTGCTCATAAAGTAGAATTTACACGACGTCGGGACTGTACACCAACAGTCTTTAACTTTGATATTAGACGTCCAAGTTTAGAACACAGGCAGCTCAATTATATACAGGTTGACTTGGAAGGTGGCAGTGACTCCGACAACCCTCAGACTCCAAAAACTCCTACCACTCCACTTCCACAAACTCCAACCAGGCGCACAGAGCTGTATGCTGTGATAGACATTGAAAGAACTGCTGCTATGTCAAGTTTGCAGAAAGCACTGCCACGAGATGATGGTACGTCTAGAAAAACTAGACATAACAGTACTGACCTGCCTATGTGA
- the FRS2 gene encoding fibroblast growth factor receptor substrate 2 isoform X2: MLQEIMQNNSINVVEEPVVERNHHQTELEVPRTPRTPTTPGFSAQSLPNGYPRYPSFGDASSHPSSRHPSVGSARLPSVGEESTHPLLVAEEQVHTYVNTTGVQEERKNRSSVHVPLELRLSNVETSKTTEDQNCTDDRDAQVLLEPEGVKFVLGPTPVQRQLMEREQLEQLGRDQVSGSSTNNSEWDTGYDSDERKETPCGNKLVYENLNRLSIPSASGVRRGRLTSTSTSDTQNINNSAQRRTALLNYENLPSLPPVWEARKLSRDEDDNLGPKTPSLNGYHNNLDPMHNYVNTENVTVPASAHKVEFTRRRDCTPTVFNFDIRRPSLEHRQLNYIQVDLEGGSDSDNPQTPKTPTTPLPQTPTRRTELYAVIDIERTAAMSSLQKALPRDDGTSRKTRHNSTDLPM; this comes from the exons aTGCTACAAGAGATCATGCAGAACAATAGCATAAATGTGGTAGAAGAACCAGTAGTAGAAAGGAATCATCATCAAACTGAGTTGGAAGTTCCAAGAACCCCTCGAACACCCACCA CTCCTGGGTTCAGTGCACAAAGTTTACCTAATGGGTATCCAAGATATCCCTCCTTTGGAGATGCTTCATCACATCCTTCCAGCAGACATCCCTCTGTAGGAAGTGCACGGCTTCCGTCAGTAGGTGAAGAGTCAACGCATCCATTGCTTGTAGCAGAGGAACAA GTGCACACCTATGTCAACACTACTGGTGtacaagaggaaagaaaaaatagaTCAAGTGTGCATGTACCGCTGGAATTAAGGCTTTCTAATGTTGAAACAAGCAAGACAACAGAAGATCAGAATTGCACTGATGACAGAGATGCTCAGGTTCTTCTGGAGCCTGAAGGAGTCAAATTTGTTTTAGGACCAACACCTGTTCAAAGACAATTAATGGAAAGAGAGCAACTGGAGCAACTTGGGAGAGACCAAGTTAGTGGCAGCAGTACAAACAACTCTGAATGGGACACTGGGTACGACAGTGATGAACGTAAAGAAACACCTTGTGGTAATAAACTAGTGTATGAAAATCTAAACAGGTTATCAATCCCTAGTGCCTCAGGGGTCAGGAGAGGTCGTCTGACATCAACAAGTACCTCAGATACCCAGAATATTAACAACTCTGCTCAAAGGAGAACTGCATTGTTAAACTATGAAAACTTGCCATCTTTGCCGCCTGTTTGGGAAGCCCGCAAGCTAAGTAGAGATGAAGATGACAATTTAGGACCAAAGACCCCATCTCTGAATGGCTACCACAATAACCTAGATCCAATGCATAATTACGTAAATACAGAGAATGTAACTGTGCCAGCAAGTGCTCATAAAGTAGAATTTACACGACGTCGGGACTGTACACCAACAGTCTTTAACTTTGATATTAGACGTCCAAGTTTAGAACACAGGCAGCTCAATTATATACAGGTTGACTTGGAAGGTGGCAGTGACTCCGACAACCCTCAGACTCCAAAAACTCCTACCACTCCACTTCCACAAACTCCAACCAGGCGCACAGAGCTGTATGCTGTGATAGACATTGAAAGAACTGCTGCTATGTCAAGTTTGCAGAAAGCACTGCCACGAGATGATGGTACGTCTAGAAAAACTAGACATAACAGTACTGACCTGCCTATGTGA